A region from the Stutzerimonas stutzeri genome encodes:
- a CDS encoding putative zinc-binding protein produces MPTPHLPLVYACSGCSNVAQLANTLAVRLDRSGLAEMSCIAGVGGRVAALVNKALSGRPILAIDGCPLHCALVCLAQHGVTPDEHVTLSSYGLRKRYRQDCSEADADALFEDMKVIVASDRMQRGVDNDTAPDR; encoded by the coding sequence ATGCCGACACCCCACCTGCCGCTGGTATACGCCTGCTCGGGTTGTTCCAACGTGGCGCAATTGGCCAACACCCTCGCGGTGCGCCTCGACCGCAGCGGACTGGCGGAAATGTCCTGCATCGCCGGTGTTGGCGGCCGCGTCGCGGCGCTGGTCAACAAGGCCCTCTCCGGCCGTCCGATCCTGGCCATCGACGGTTGCCCGCTGCATTGCGCGCTGGTCTGCCTGGCGCAGCACGGCGTCACCCCGGATGAACACGTCACCCTCAGCAGCTACGGGCTGCGCAAGCGCTATCGGCAAGATTGCTCCGAGGCCGACGCCGACGCACTGTTCGAGGACATGAAAGTCATCGTCGCCAGCGATCGGATGCAGCGGGGCGTGGATAACGACACAGCCCCGGACAGGTGA
- the ubiT gene encoding ubiquinone anaerobic biosynthesis accessory factor UbiT translates to MLNPRAHLVNLGGRLLPLAAKTPFLLQRLALERSLNQVFAEALGDGAFDVLDGHWMRLEVADLGLAWCLTCEREQLRIAAQAPVEVTIRGNWREFLLLASRQEDPDTLFFRRRLVIEGDTELGLAIKNLIDSLDPDTLPGWLWKLLQGAGEEVAAAGRTQAARA, encoded by the coding sequence ATGCTGAACCCGCGTGCTCATCTGGTGAACCTCGGCGGCCGACTGCTGCCGCTCGCAGCCAAGACGCCCTTCCTGCTCCAGCGCCTGGCGCTGGAGCGCAGCCTCAATCAGGTTTTCGCCGAAGCGCTGGGCGACGGCGCCTTCGATGTGCTCGATGGCCACTGGATGCGGCTCGAGGTCGCCGACCTCGGTCTGGCTTGGTGCCTGACCTGCGAGCGCGAGCAGCTGCGCATCGCGGCACAGGCGCCGGTAGAGGTGACCATTCGCGGCAACTGGCGCGAGTTCCTGCTGCTGGCCAGCCGCCAGGAAGACCCGGATACGCTGTTCTTCCGGCGCCGGCTGGTGATCGAAGGCGACACCGAACTGGGGCTGGCCATCAAGAACCTGATCGACAGCCTCGACCCGGACACGCTGCCGGGCTGGCTGTGGAAACTGCTGCAGGGGGCCGGTGAGGAAGTGGCCGCAGCCGGGCGGACCCAGGCCGCCAGGGCGTGA
- a CDS encoding Crp/Fnr family transcriptional regulator, producing the protein MLTETSLVAGLRRHHLFSRLPEGALQEVCASANLKRLPAGASLFHQGDKAERFYFLFSGQVKLHRVVCDGQEKLVEVIRAGESFAEALLFTGAPNYPVSATALKASLVASLHGAHYRRMLEQHPSICLDILATLSIRLHQRLNEIDTLTLANASHRVVRFLYQEQENNSGVVTLDVPKRLIASKLGIQPETFSRILHRLIESGMISVQRRRIEILDNQGLAAYQE; encoded by the coding sequence ATGCTCACCGAAACATCCCTTGTTGCGGGGCTTCGCCGCCACCACCTGTTCAGCCGCTTGCCCGAGGGTGCGCTGCAGGAGGTCTGTGCCTCGGCCAACCTCAAGCGCCTGCCCGCCGGCGCCTCGCTGTTCCACCAGGGCGACAAGGCGGAGCGCTTCTACTTCCTGTTCAGCGGTCAGGTGAAACTGCACCGGGTGGTCTGCGATGGCCAGGAGAAGCTGGTGGAGGTCATCCGGGCTGGCGAATCCTTCGCCGAAGCGCTGTTGTTCACGGGCGCGCCGAACTACCCGGTCAGCGCCACCGCGCTCAAGGCCAGTCTGGTCGCCAGTCTGCACGGTGCGCACTACCGGCGCATGCTCGAGCAGCATCCGAGCATCTGCCTGGACATCCTCGCGACCCTGAGCATCCGCCTGCACCAACGCCTGAACGAGATCGACACCCTGACCCTGGCCAACGCCAGCCATCGCGTGGTGCGCTTTCTCTATCAGGAGCAGGAGAACAACAGCGGCGTGGTGACCCTCGACGTACCCAAGCGGCTGATCGCCTCAAAGCTGGGCATCCAGCCGGAAACCTTTTCGCGGATCCTGCACCGGCTGATCGAGTCGGGAATGATCAGCGTCCAGCGACGACGTATCGAGATCCTCGACAACCAGGGCCTGGCGGCGTACCAGGAGTGA
- a CDS encoding U32 family peptidase, translating into MKLSLGPVLFFWDRQQTLDFYANMASQPLDVIYLGETVCSKRRALMLDDWLGLARDLAEASSAQLVMSGLTLVEAASELSSLRRLCDNGELLVEANDMGAVQLMSERKLPFVGGPALNLYNGHALAELVASGMTRWVPPVEASGVLIKRARAQLLELGAALPEIEIFAYGHLPLAYSARCFTARAENRPKDDCQLCCQNYPEGIALFSQEGEALFTINGIQTMSASVSNLLADYSGLIDSGADLLRLSPRAVGMEGVIGAFDAVRKGAQPPLAVDGCNGYWHGQPGMLRAEEAGLC; encoded by the coding sequence ATGAAACTGTCTCTCGGTCCGGTGCTGTTCTTCTGGGATCGCCAGCAGACGCTGGACTTCTACGCCAACATGGCCAGCCAGCCGCTGGACGTGATCTATCTGGGTGAAACGGTGTGCTCCAAGCGCCGGGCGTTGATGCTCGACGATTGGCTGGGGCTGGCTCGAGACCTGGCCGAAGCCTCTTCGGCGCAACTGGTGATGTCCGGCCTGACCCTGGTCGAGGCCGCCTCCGAGCTGTCCAGCCTGCGCCGGCTGTGCGACAACGGTGAGCTGCTGGTGGAGGCCAACGACATGGGTGCGGTGCAGCTGATGTCCGAGCGCAAGCTGCCCTTCGTCGGTGGTCCGGCGCTGAACCTGTACAACGGCCATGCCCTGGCCGAGCTGGTGGCCAGCGGCATGACCCGCTGGGTGCCGCCGGTGGAAGCCTCCGGCGTGCTGATCAAGCGTGCCCGCGCGCAATTGCTGGAGCTGGGCGCGGCGTTGCCGGAAATCGAGATCTTCGCCTACGGCCACCTGCCGCTCGCTTATTCGGCACGCTGCTTCACCGCCCGCGCCGAGAACCGGCCGAAGGATGATTGCCAGCTGTGCTGCCAGAACTACCCGGAGGGCATCGCCCTGTTCAGCCAGGAAGGCGAGGCGCTATTCACCATCAACGGTATCCAGACCATGTCCGCCTCGGTCAGCAACCTGCTCGCCGACTATTCGGGACTGATCGACAGCGGTGCCGACCTGCTGCGCTTGAGCCCCCGCGCTGTCGGCATGGAAGGGGTGATCGGCGCTTTCGACGCGGTGCGCAAGGGCGCACAACCGCCGCTGGCGGTGGATGGCTGCAACGGTTACTGGCATGGCCAGCCGGGTATGCTGCGTGCCGAGGAGGCCGGATTATGCTGA
- the norR gene encoding nitric oxide reductase transcriptional regulator NorR codes for MMEEALLADLVTELPNAVRLQRLVHTLHQRFNCGAVVLLRLDEDTLRPLAAVGLVQEALGRRFVVAQHPRLAAILSQREPTWFEPDSRLPDPYDGLLDEHVGEPLPVHDCMGVSLFVEGKLWGALTLDALHAGTFDDDARRDLQRYTLVIEAAIRITRLEHENRGLRLARTDVLESTPLPGDGEILGQSQVIADLLRELEVVADSELPVLLLGETGVGKELFARWLHRHSRRRNKPLVLVNCAALPESLAESELFGHVKGAFSGATTDRPGRFDAANGGTLVLDEVGELPLVVQAKLLRTLQNGEIQRLGADKPRQVDVRIIAATNRNLRESVRDGHFRADLYHRLSVYPAPIPPLRERGNDVLILAGYFLELNRARLGLRSMRLSPAAERALLGYGWPGNVRELEHVISRAALRLLSRGASRSEILTLEPDLLDLESTRSAALAPVAEASAQPLEAQIVPLREAVDNAQRQAIVQALEASGENWAQAARLLDVDSSNLHKLARRLKLK; via the coding sequence ATGATGGAAGAAGCGTTGCTGGCCGACCTGGTCACCGAGCTGCCCAATGCCGTTCGGCTACAACGGCTGGTGCACACCCTGCACCAGCGTTTCAACTGCGGCGCGGTGGTGTTGTTGCGCCTGGACGAAGACACCCTGCGCCCGCTCGCGGCGGTAGGGCTGGTCCAGGAGGCGCTGGGCCGGCGCTTCGTCGTGGCGCAACATCCGCGGCTCGCGGCGATCCTCTCGCAGCGCGAGCCCACCTGGTTCGAACCCGACAGCCGTCTGCCGGATCCGTACGATGGGCTGCTGGACGAGCACGTCGGCGAACCCCTGCCGGTGCACGATTGCATGGGCGTGAGCCTGTTTGTCGAAGGCAAGCTGTGGGGCGCGTTGACCCTCGATGCGTTGCATGCCGGCACCTTCGACGACGACGCGCGGCGCGATCTGCAGCGCTACACCCTGGTGATCGAGGCGGCCATTCGCATCACCCGGCTGGAACACGAGAACCGCGGGTTGCGCCTGGCCCGCACCGACGTACTGGAGAGCACACCGCTGCCGGGAGACGGCGAAATCCTAGGGCAGAGCCAGGTGATCGCCGATCTGTTGCGCGAGCTGGAAGTGGTCGCCGACTCCGAGCTGCCGGTGCTGTTGCTGGGCGAGACCGGCGTGGGCAAGGAGCTGTTCGCTCGTTGGCTGCACCGTCATTCGCGACGGCGTAACAAGCCGCTGGTGCTGGTCAACTGCGCCGCCTTGCCCGAGTCGCTGGCCGAAAGCGAGCTGTTCGGCCACGTCAAAGGTGCGTTTTCCGGCGCCACCACCGACCGGCCCGGCCGTTTCGATGCAGCCAACGGCGGCACCCTGGTGCTCGACGAGGTCGGCGAGTTGCCGCTGGTGGTGCAGGCCAAGCTGCTGCGCACCCTGCAGAATGGCGAGATCCAGCGCCTGGGGGCCGACAAGCCGCGCCAGGTCGACGTACGCATCATCGCGGCGACCAACCGCAACCTGCGCGAGAGCGTGCGCGACGGGCATTTCCGCGCCGATCTCTACCATCGCCTGTCGGTTTATCCGGCGCCGATCCCACCGCTGCGCGAGCGCGGCAACGACGTGTTGATCCTCGCTGGCTACTTCCTCGAGCTGAACCGCGCCCGGCTGGGGCTGCGCAGCATGCGGCTATCACCGGCCGCCGAGCGCGCCTTGCTCGGTTATGGCTGGCCGGGCAACGTGCGCGAGCTGGAACATGTGATCAGTCGCGCGGCGCTGCGGCTGCTTAGCCGTGGCGCCTCGCGCAGCGAAATCCTCACCCTGGAGCCCGATCTGCTCGATCTGGAAAGCACCCGGTCCGCCGCGCTGGCCCCGGTTGCCGAAGCGTCGGCGCAGCCGTTGGAAGCACAGATCGTTCCGCTGCGCGAAGCCGTCGATAACGCTCAACGCCAGGCGATTGTCCAGGCGCTGGAGGCCAGCGGCGAGAACTGGGCTCAGGCGGCCCGGCTGCTGGACGTGGACTCGAGCAACCTGCACAAGCTGGCCAGGCGATTAAAGCTGAAGTGA
- the ubiU gene encoding ubiquinone anaerobic biosynthesis protein UbiU has product MHLVCPAGSLPALKAAVQQGADAIYVGFRDDTNARHFAGLNLDEKQLDKGLQLIREKGRQLYIAVNTYAQPDGWNRWQRAVDQAAALGVDALIAADPGVLGYAAKRHPQLNLHLSVQGSATNAAALAFYQQRYNIKRAVLPRVLSLKQVKQVAASSPVPIEVFAFGSLCIMAEGRCHLSSYLTGESPNLCGVCSPAKAVRWSEEPEGLTSRLNDVLIDRYAEGESAGYPTLCKGRFMVNGQRFHALEEPTSLNTLDLIPELAAIGVTAMKIEGRQRSPAYVEQVTRVWRAALDSYLKAPQRYAVEPGWRRVLDGLSEGSQTTLGAYHRAWQ; this is encoded by the coding sequence ATGCACCTGGTCTGTCCGGCAGGTAGCCTGCCCGCGCTGAAGGCCGCCGTCCAGCAGGGCGCCGATGCCATCTATGTCGGTTTTCGCGACGACACCAATGCCCGCCATTTCGCTGGTCTGAACCTGGATGAAAAGCAGCTCGACAAGGGGCTGCAGCTGATCCGCGAGAAGGGCCGACAGCTGTATATCGCCGTCAACACCTACGCCCAGCCCGACGGCTGGAACCGCTGGCAACGCGCCGTGGATCAGGCCGCGGCCCTGGGTGTCGATGCGCTGATCGCCGCCGATCCCGGGGTGCTGGGCTATGCCGCCAAGCGCCATCCGCAGCTCAACCTGCACCTGTCGGTTCAGGGCTCGGCAACCAATGCCGCGGCGCTGGCCTTCTATCAGCAGCGCTACAACATCAAGCGCGCCGTGCTGCCACGGGTGCTGTCGCTCAAGCAGGTCAAGCAGGTCGCCGCCAGCAGCCCGGTGCCGATCGAGGTGTTCGCCTTCGGCAGCCTGTGCATCATGGCCGAGGGCCGTTGCCACCTGTCGTCCTACCTCACCGGTGAGTCGCCTAACCTTTGTGGCGTGTGTTCGCCGGCCAAGGCGGTGCGCTGGAGCGAGGAGCCGGAAGGACTCACTTCACGCCTGAACGACGTGCTGATCGACCGCTACGCCGAGGGTGAGTCGGCCGGTTACCCGACGCTGTGCAAGGGCCGCTTCATGGTCAACGGCCAGCGTTTTCACGCGTTGGAGGAGCCGACCAGCCTGAACACCCTTGACCTGATTCCCGAGCTCGCTGCCATCGGCGTGACCGCGATGAAGATCGAGGGGCGTCAGCGCAGCCCAGCCTATGTCGAGCAGGTCACCCGCGTCTGGCGTGCGGCGCTGGACAGCTACCTCAAGGCGCCGCAGCGCTATGCGGTCGAACCCGGCTGGCGGCGGGTGCTGGACGGCCTGTCCGAAGGCTCGCAGACCACCCTGGGCGCCTACCACCGGGCCTGGCAATGA